A region of Paraburkholderia sp. BL23I1N1 DNA encodes the following proteins:
- a CDS encoding BON domain-containing protein, which produces MQRSDTVLKQVIAAFEHQSHLKLRNHPIHMSFDDGALTVTGEVPDVASKKRLLQLTQMHCEGTHLVDHLRVTANPSVGDGELRARLCERLAQAVEFRNCVICARVKGQLEVLHGTMDEAGNEGTGVVEVTVEDGVVTLTGQVISLSHRRLASVTAWWVGGCRDVVNLLELAPAETDGDDEISDVLQLVLETDPRVRAEQITINVENHKITLAGWVATDAERRQAEQDAWCLDAIEGVVNQIQVRA; this is translated from the coding sequence ATGCAACGCAGCGATACGGTCTTGAAGCAGGTCATCGCAGCCTTCGAACACCAATCACACCTGAAGCTCCGCAATCATCCCATTCATATGAGCTTCGACGACGGCGCCCTGACCGTGACGGGCGAGGTGCCGGACGTCGCATCCAAGAAACGCCTTCTTCAGTTGACCCAGATGCATTGCGAGGGCACGCATCTGGTCGACCATCTGCGTGTTACCGCCAACCCGTCGGTCGGTGACGGCGAGTTGCGCGCGCGTCTTTGCGAACGGCTGGCGCAGGCGGTGGAGTTTCGCAACTGCGTGATCTGCGCACGCGTCAAGGGCCAACTCGAAGTGCTGCACGGCACCATGGACGAGGCGGGCAACGAAGGCACTGGCGTCGTCGAAGTGACGGTCGAGGACGGTGTGGTGACCTTGACGGGGCAGGTGATCAGCCTGTCTCACAGGCGCCTTGCGAGTGTGACGGCCTGGTGGGTCGGCGGCTGCCGCGACGTGGTGAACCTGTTGGAGTTGGCGCCCGCCGAAACGGACGGCGACGACGAGATTTCCGATGTCTTGCAACTCGTGCTCGAAACCGACCCGCGTGTACGCGCCGAGCAGATCACCATCAATGTGGAAAATCATAAGATCACGCTGGCAGGGTGGGTTGCGACCGACGCCGAAAGGCGGCAGGCGGAACAGGACGCCTGGTGTCTGGATGCGATCGAGGGTGTCGTCAATCAGATCCAGGTGCGGGCCTGA
- a CDS encoding IclR family transcriptional regulator, producing MNRPTLPQTAAAQVKDKDGPGDEVTALARGLTVLRSIAAADAPLSNRELTELTGIPKPTVSRITATLVSAGFLFRLPESERFVLTSSVLELSNGFLRNFDIRARARPFLIELAERTALSVHLAVRDRLDMVVIDAIRPRSAVLVSRLEIGSRMNLSRTAVGRAYLSALTEPEREKLLIGLQAAEGDDWGHISDRLTSALRETAEQGFSIATGEWYNGLNAIAAGFIGPSGERYGVNCGGSANQCPRDWLISRAAPALLECISKIVIEIGGTPGRRLDN from the coding sequence ATGAACCGACCGACGCTCCCCCAAACTGCCGCGGCCCAAGTCAAAGACAAAGACGGCCCGGGCGACGAAGTCACCGCGTTGGCGCGCGGTTTGACCGTGCTGCGCTCGATCGCCGCAGCCGACGCGCCGCTCAGTAATCGCGAGTTAACCGAACTAACCGGCATCCCAAAACCCACCGTTTCGCGGATTACCGCCACGCTCGTCAGCGCGGGTTTCCTGTTCCGCTTGCCCGAAAGCGAGCGATTTGTGCTGACCTCATCGGTCCTGGAATTGAGCAACGGTTTTCTGCGCAACTTCGACATCCGGGCCCGAGCACGCCCCTTTCTCATCGAACTCGCCGAGCGCACCGCATTGTCCGTGCATCTGGCCGTACGCGACCGCCTCGACATGGTGGTAATCGACGCGATCCGGCCGCGTTCAGCGGTGCTCGTGTCGCGCCTCGAGATCGGCTCGCGCATGAACCTGAGCCGCACCGCAGTCGGTCGCGCCTATCTGTCGGCACTCACCGAACCGGAGCGGGAAAAATTACTAATCGGCTTGCAAGCCGCCGAAGGCGACGACTGGGGGCACATTAGCGACCGTCTGACAAGCGCATTACGGGAAACGGCGGAGCAAGGCTTCTCGATCGCGACGGGCGAATGGTACAACGGCCTGAACGCCATCGCCGCAGGGTTCATCGGCCCCTCGGGCGAGCGCTATGGCGTCAATTGCGGCGGCTCCGCGAACCAGTGCCCGCGCGATTGGCTGATATCGCGCGCGGCGCCGGCGCTGCTCGAATGCATCAGTAAAATCGTTATCGAGATCGGCGGCACACCTGGGCGACGCCTGGATAACTGA
- a CDS encoding aminoacyl-tRNA deacylase — translation MAMSATLQNCLRSKGTQYEIVHHPYSHSSIETAAAAHIPGDRLAKTVLFEDEHGYVAAVLPSTYAVRLSELWAKTGRRLLLAKEVDLRELFKDCDAGALPPVCTAYGMRTYLDESLAQQPDVYFEAGDHEELIHMGTDQFLDLMDRAERTRFARRMQGMPM, via the coding sequence ATGGCAATGTCGGCCACGCTTCAGAACTGCCTGCGCAGCAAAGGCACCCAGTACGAAATCGTGCATCATCCGTATAGCCATTCCAGCATTGAAACTGCGGCGGCAGCGCATATTCCCGGTGATCGTCTCGCCAAAACCGTGCTGTTCGAAGACGAACACGGCTACGTGGCGGCGGTACTGCCATCGACCTACGCCGTGCGGTTGTCCGAGCTTTGGGCAAAGACCGGACGCCGCCTCCTGCTGGCCAAAGAGGTGGATCTGCGAGAGCTGTTCAAGGATTGCGATGCAGGCGCGCTTCCGCCGGTATGCACGGCCTATGGCATGCGAACCTATCTCGACGAGAGCCTGGCTCAGCAGCCGGACGTCTATTTCGAGGCCGGCGATCATGAAGAGTTGATTCATATGGGCACGGATCAATTCCTCGATCTGATGGACCGCGCCGAGCGGACACGCTTCGCGCGTCGCATGCAAGGTATGCCAATGTGA
- a CDS encoding patatin-like phospholipase family protein: MGNKTHGERKTHAAGQPEAASDIPGQVVLVFQGGGALGAYQAGVYQAMHERKVEPDWVIGTSIGAINGAIIAGNLPENRMARLTQFWNGVARHGVDAASWLLPGLANWSRDLAIVTQGVPSFFTPQPGSWANIQARVGAERAAFYSTAPLRETLSSLIDFEYLNHKTTRLTVGTVNVCSGRMRYFTNRDAPMDVEHVMASAAFPPGFPSVRLEGESYWDGGIYSNTPLEAVLDDRPRRSSVIFSVQLWPSSGPEPESILQVMSRQRDIQYSSRAESHLDRQKQIHRLRHVIRELSQHIPEAKLDTPEVQALIGWGCGTTMQVLELDAPAFNNDDLNRDIDFSSSGIARRWDVGYEDTIRLLDRAPWRETLDPMEGISVFRMGSVEDQR, encoded by the coding sequence ATGGGCAACAAGACGCACGGCGAACGCAAGACTCACGCGGCCGGCCAGCCGGAGGCCGCATCGGACATTCCTGGACAGGTTGTGCTCGTCTTTCAGGGAGGCGGTGCCCTCGGTGCATACCAGGCAGGCGTGTATCAGGCGATGCATGAGCGCAAGGTCGAACCCGACTGGGTGATCGGTACGTCGATAGGGGCGATAAACGGCGCGATCATCGCCGGCAATCTGCCCGAAAACCGCATGGCGCGATTAACGCAGTTCTGGAACGGCGTGGCGCGTCATGGCGTCGATGCGGCAAGCTGGTTGTTGCCAGGGCTCGCAAACTGGTCGCGCGACCTGGCGATCGTCACGCAAGGCGTGCCGTCGTTCTTCACGCCGCAACCGGGATCATGGGCGAATATTCAGGCGCGCGTCGGCGCGGAGCGAGCGGCGTTCTATTCGACGGCGCCACTGCGTGAAACCCTCTCTTCACTGATCGATTTCGAATACCTGAATCACAAGACAACGCGATTGACGGTCGGCACGGTCAATGTCTGCAGCGGACGTATGCGGTATTTCACCAATCGCGACGCGCCGATGGACGTCGAGCACGTCATGGCATCCGCCGCTTTTCCACCTGGCTTCCCTTCGGTGCGACTGGAAGGCGAATCGTACTGGGACGGCGGCATCTACTCGAACACGCCGCTAGAAGCCGTGCTCGATGATCGGCCGCGACGCAGTTCAGTGATTTTTTCGGTGCAGTTGTGGCCGTCAAGCGGCCCGGAACCCGAATCCATCTTGCAGGTCATGAGCCGGCAGCGCGATATTCAGTATTCGAGTCGCGCGGAAAGCCATCTCGATCGACAGAAGCAGATTCACCGGCTGCGTCACGTGATTCGCGAACTCAGTCAGCACATCCCCGAAGCGAAACTCGATACGCCGGAGGTTCAGGCCCTCATCGGCTGGGGCTGTGGCACGACGATGCAAGTCCTGGAACTCGACGCACCGGCATTCAATAACGACGACTTGAACAGGGATATCGACTTTTCGTCGAGCGGCATCGCGCGGCGCTGGGACGTAGGGTATGAAGACACGATCCGCTTACTGGACCGTGCCCCCTGGCGCGAAACATTGGACCCGATGGAAGGCATCTCAGTCTTTCGAATGGGCTCCGTGGAAGACCAAAGATGA
- a CDS encoding MdtA/MuxA family multidrug efflux RND transporter periplasmic adaptor subunit, with protein MDEQQKLPETSRPAAQASQPGSQPGSQPGSQHDSQPGSKPPSTVKPAGGPGKEPGAPQRRRGRTIALIVAALVILGVVVWRWHPWGGSGGGASAAAGASGANGGRPGRGGAGGLANMPQPVHVATAKLGEMPVVLTALGTVTPLANVTVLPQLSGVLQDVYFKEGQMVRKGDVLAQIDPRPYQISLENAQGTLARDQALLQTARLDLKRYQTLLSQDSIASQQVDTQASLVRQYEGTVKSDQANVDTFKLDLVYARITAPVSGRVGLRQVDPGNYVTPSLTNGIVVITQLQPISVIFTTSEDNLQQIIQQTQTGAKLSVTAYDRSNTMSLEGGALETLDNQIDITTGTVKLRAVFQNDKNLLFPNQFVNTRLLVDTIKDAVIVPTPAVLNGSMGQFVYVVKPDNTVTVRPVKVGPVDGERTSIKSGLQVGERVVIDGSDRLKEGAKITIPADKPRGASGARGASGASGAAAASGASGARGHHGKHAAQASQ; from the coding sequence ATGGACGAACAACAAAAGCTTCCGGAAACCTCACGCCCTGCCGCTCAGGCTTCTCAACCGGGTTCTCAACCGGGTTCTCAACCGGGTTCGCAGCACGACTCTCAGCCCGGTTCGAAACCGCCCTCTACAGTCAAGCCTGCTGGCGGTCCCGGCAAAGAGCCCGGCGCACCCCAACGCCGTCGCGGCCGCACCATCGCCCTGATCGTGGCGGCGCTGGTGATCCTCGGGGTTGTGGTGTGGCGCTGGCATCCGTGGGGCGGGTCGGGCGGCGGCGCAAGCGCGGCTGCCGGTGCGAGTGGTGCGAACGGCGGCCGCCCCGGCCGCGGTGGCGCCGGCGGCCTCGCCAACATGCCGCAGCCCGTTCATGTGGCAACCGCCAAACTGGGTGAGATGCCGGTCGTGCTGACCGCGCTCGGTACGGTCACGCCGCTTGCCAACGTCACCGTGCTGCCGCAGTTGAGCGGCGTGCTGCAGGACGTGTACTTCAAGGAAGGCCAGATGGTCAGGAAAGGCGACGTGCTCGCCCAGATCGACCCACGCCCCTATCAGATTTCGCTGGAAAACGCGCAAGGCACCCTCGCGCGCGACCAGGCGCTGCTGCAGACCGCCCGCCTCGACCTGAAGCGTTATCAGACGCTGCTCTCACAAGACTCGATCGCCAGCCAGCAGGTCGATACGCAGGCCTCGCTCGTGCGGCAATATGAAGGCACGGTGAAATCCGACCAGGCGAACGTCGATACCTTCAAACTCGATCTCGTCTATGCGCGCATCACCGCGCCGGTGTCGGGGCGCGTCGGTTTGCGCCAGGTCGATCCGGGCAACTATGTGACGCCGAGCCTGACCAACGGCATCGTGGTGATTACGCAGTTGCAGCCCATCAGCGTGATCTTCACCACCTCCGAAGACAACCTGCAGCAAATCATCCAGCAGACCCAAACGGGCGCGAAGCTCTCGGTCACCGCATACGACCGTAGCAACACTATGTCGCTCGAAGGCGGCGCGCTCGAAACCCTGGATAACCAGATCGACATCACCACCGGCACGGTCAAGCTGCGTGCGGTCTTCCAGAACGACAAGAACCTGCTGTTCCCGAATCAGTTCGTGAATACGCGCCTCCTCGTGGATACGATCAAGGACGCCGTGATCGTGCCGACGCCGGCGGTGCTGAACGGCTCGATGGGCCAGTTCGTCTACGTCGTGAAGCCGGACAACACGGTGACGGTGCGTCCGGTCAAGGTGGGCCCAGTGGATGGCGAACGGACCAGCATCAAATCCGGCCTGCAAGTCGGCGAGCGCGTCGTGATCGACGGTTCCGACCGGCTGAAGGAAGGCGCGAAGATCACGATTCCGGCCGACAAGCCGCGCGGCGCTTCGGGCGCCCGTGGGGCGAGCGGCGCGAGTGGCGCTGCTGCGGCATCGGGTGCATCCGGCGCCCGTGGGCATCACGGCAAACACGCGGCGCAAGCCTCGCAATAA